The genome window ATGCGCCAGTTCCACATAAAGCCTGCAATCGCGGCGCACGTTTCGGCATACGCACGGAGATTGGGCAGTTCGTACGCCTGACCGAAAGCCTCCCCGTCGTAGCGCGCTCCCAGACCGCCCGTGACATACGCTTTTCGGGTGAACACATCTTGCCAGAGGGCGTGCAGAGTATCCAGCAGGGCGCGTTCCCCCGTCTCCATGTACAGGTCAGTCGCTCCTGCATACAGGTAGAGCGCACGCACCGCATGACCAACCGCCTCCCGCTGCTCGCGGAAAGGCGCATGGTCTAGCAGGTAGATAGAACCATCCAGCACGGGCGGCTTCTGTCCGCGTGCGTCGATCATCCGCGACGCCAGTTGCAGATAACGTTGCTCCCCTGTTTCGCGGTACAGCTCGATCAGCGCCATTTCCGCTTCGGGATGCCCACAGGTACCCCACTTGCCTTCCGGTCCGAAAAGGCGGTACAGCAGGTCGGCGAAGCGCCGGGCGACGTTCAGCAATTTGTCCTCGCCGGTCACCCGATGATGAGCGATGGCTGCCTGCGTCAGGTGTCCAAAGCAGTAAATCTCGTGCGCATGGTTCAGGTCGGTAAAGCGCAGCGACTTGCGTTCGCCCATGAAGTGGGTGTTCACATAGCCATCCTCTTCCTGCGCTGCCTCTATCACGTCCACGAACTCATCGATCCATGCCTTGAGTGTGGTATCCTGTGAATGCGCATACGCCCAGCACGCGCCTTCCAGCCACTTATAACCGTCCGAGTCGATATAGCGGGGTCCCTCCACTTTGCCAGGGCGTCTGCCGCTGACTACGTAGAAGTTGGGAATAGTGTAGCTCTGCCACAGCTGTTTCCAGCCTGCCGGAATGCCTGCGGCGATGTTCGTACGATAGCGTTCTGCCAGCAGCCCACCGGTTAACTTCGCCTCGCGTATGCCAACGGGTTTTAGGCGGACGTGAGGGCTTTGCCACGTTTGCACCACAGGTGCCTGAGTTTGAGACGACATCTCAGTGGATAAACCTCCGTATCGCAAAGCGTTGAACAGACAGGCAGAAAGTGCTTTCACCAAAGGAAGCATGAACTCCTTTTGGGGCTCTTTGCACACTGCCTTCTCCTCGCGCGATGGAATCCCGAACCTTGCCAATGGTATAATATCCCCAAACTGAGCTTTGCAAAATATAAGGAGGAAGTTGCTCACGATGACACACTATCCCCTGACCGAGCAACAGGTCGCCTTTTTCCGCGAAAACGGCTTTGTGCAACTGGACAATGTGCTCAGCGCGGAAGAACTGGAGGCTCTGCGCCATGCCGCCGACGAGGCGCTTTCGCAACGTTATGACCCACACATTGAAACCTCTGCCGCCAACCCGGAATATCAAAAAGTCTTTGTGCAAAAAGTGAACCTGTGGCGGGTGCACGAAGGGATAAGGCAATATACCCTTAATGCGCGTATAGCCGAAATCGCGCGCAGACTGATCGGCGCAAAACGGATTCGACTCTGGCACGACCATCTCTTGACCAAGATGCCCGGTGACAGCAAGCCCTCGCCCTGGCATCAGGACCGCCCCTACTGGCCCATGATTGGCTACGACCAGCTCTCCTGCTGGATGGCACTGGACGACGTGGACGAAAACAACGGCTGTATGCAGTTTATCCCCGGCTCACACCTGTGGGGCGAATTGGAGCCGATTAACCTGGTGACCCCACAGGACATTTTCGCACTGGCACCGGAAAAAGAGAGTAAGGTTCCATATATCGCTCGTATGAAGGCGGGTAGCTGCACTTTCCATCACGGATTGACCTTCCACTACGCGGGAGCCAACCATACCGACCGCCCACGCCGTGCGATGGTCACCATCTACATGGCAGACGGCACGGGCTACAGCGGCAAACCACACGTGGTGACCGATGGACTGGGGTTGCGGGTCGGCGAACCGATAGCGGGCGACCTGTTCCCTGTGCTGGCAGAGGGCAGCTAACCTACTCTGCGATGGCAGTCGCCACGCGAGGTCTCAGCTGACTGGGGGCGGGGCTGTCGGGCCCGGAGCCGTAATGGGGCGCATTCACGTAATGCGGGAACTCCCACTCTCCCAGTCCGCGCTTCAGCTCCGCCCGGATCTCCCACAGGGACGGGCGAGGGGGCTGCAGTGGCAACCTCGACGGCATGGCAGGAGACGGAGTGACCACGACCACGGGTGGAGGTACAGCGCGAACGTTGAAGGGCTGTGGATTGGGTAGCGCGATATGGCGTTGTACCAGAGCAGGTTCATGAAGAGTGGGAGTACCGAGAAACCTCCACGCCCATATCAGTGCTCCCAGTACACACGCTATCGTTACCACTGTCCCAAACCGGTGCGGATATTCGAGAGGCGCTGGGGGCATCGGCCCCTGAGCCTGTATCCGGTCGAGGTCATAAACTGTATGTTCCATCCTCGAAGCCCCTTAGCCATGAAGTAACCTGCACACTACCACTCTGTCAAGACTAGCTGTTGTTATAGGTCACCCGGCGTCTGGAAGTCGCGGGCAAAAACCACAAAACCCCCCTTCGGAGGTGGATAACCTGCGTGAGCAGGTTTCGTGCCCCGTTGCCCGCGATTTTCCATCGCTGGGACTACACCAATATCTTCAGAAGCAGGTTTGACAAACTACTACGAGATGGTTATGTTGCTGAACCGTTCAACCCCTTGCTTGGGGAGGGTAGACTTCCCAAAGGATGCGACAGCACAAACCGCTAATAGTGTACTGCATCCGACAAGCGTGAATCAATCACCGCAGATACAGAAACATGAAACCACCTTTAACCGTCTGGACAGCACCTGCGCTGGAAGGCAAAACTCGTCGGTGCATCGCTACGTGCATGCAGCAGGGCGAACGTGTGTGCCTGATAATGCCCTCGGACCTGCAGGCACAGATGGCGCGCGCTATCCTGAAAGCGGAGGGAATGCCTCCCGAGCAGGCTGACAGGGCGGTACAGAGTCTACACTCTTTCGCCTCTGAGGTGGCATCGCCAGCAGCAGCGGTCAGGGTGGTTCCTCAGCATCTGCGTCGCTGGATTTTACGCACAGCCGTTCGCTCCCTGGCTCAGCCCGGAAGCCTTCTGGAGCATGCTGTTCATCGCGACGGGATACTGAGTCTTCTCTCGACATGGGTCCGAGAGATGGCTCGCGAGAGGATTACATCGGAGATGCTATACACCCTGAGCCAGCATTCCTCGGAAAGGGAAAAGGTGGTTGCGCTGGCGCAAGTATGGGGTGCGTATCGCCGCTTACTCGCTCAGCAAGGATGGCAAGAGGAAGAGGATGTATACCTCATTGCCGCTCAGGCACTACGTGCAGCGATTCAGGCTCCCCATATCCCTCACCGTGTGCTGTTCGACGGCTTCGCCCGTTTTTGTGCGAGCGAACTGGAGTTCCTGCGCGCTCTCGCCGAAGCCGGACACGACGTGGTGGTAACGCTCTGCTGGGAGGCAGGGCGAGATGCCCTGTTTGAAAGCACTACCGCGCTCCTGAAATGGCTCCGAGAGCATTTTGAGGTACACCACGAACAGGTGACTTCCTCTCCTGACGAAGAGACCTCTCCAGCCGTCCGCCATATCGCCGCGAATCTGCTCTCCCCCTCACCCGTGGCGGCGCCTGCGCAGGTATCGCCTTCTGTGGAGATATGGGAGGCTCCGTATCTGCTGGCAGAGATAGAGTGGATTGCTCGCGAGATCGCACGTCTCCATCACCACGGCATGGCATGGGGTGAGATAGCCGTGCTGTGTCGTGACCTTCCGGATGTACTGTCGACGATGGAAACGGTATTCGCTCGCTTCGCCATTCCGACGCAGAGTTTTGAAACACGGCTCCTCGGCGAGCATCCCCTGATGCGAACCCTTATCGGTTTCCTGCGCCTCCACGAAAACGACTATCCCCGCGAATCGGTGCTGCAATGGCTCAAAAGTGGCTACCTGCCGATAGATATCCTGGATGCCGACCTCCTGCGCCTGCGGGCGGTTCGCCGGGGAATACGTTCCGGAGCTGCGAACTGGTTGCGACTGGCAAAGGATGTATCCGATGAAAGCAGCCTCGCAGCGCACCTTCTCCATGCAACGATGGAGTGGACACAGGCTTTGTCACAAGCTGCCACCCCCCGCCAATGGCTGGACACGTTCCAAAAAGCACTGGATGCCATGAAGTTCGGCACTCCTCTGGAAGCCGAGACAGATGATGTCTTCGCGCAGGCGATAGAAGTGGCACACCAGGTGGTTGCCTTGCTGGCGAACGAGGAATCGGGCACGCCGCCAGAGTGGACGAAAGCGGTGGAACAGGCGTGGGCGGTCACCCCTCAAAGGCATAGCCAGTCTCCACGCAACGCCGTGTGGCTTCTGGAAGCTGCCCGAAGTCGCCCCCTGCGCCCGCGCGTGGCGTTCGTCATGGGAATGCAGGAAGGACGCTTCCCCAAACGCTTCATGGAGGACGCTTTGCTGCGAGATGACGACCGCCGCTGGCTGAACGAACACGTCGGCTGCTCCCTTCCGCTCAGCACCGACGCCGCCGCTCTGGAAAGGCTTGTTTTCTATCAGGCGGCTACCTGCGCCTCACAGAGGGTGGTTTTCACCTATTCCCGTACCGAGGGTGACCACGATGTCCAGCCCTCGTTCTACCTGCGCTCGCTGCGTGAGATTTTCCCTCCCGAAGGGATCATCCAGCGCAGTTTGCGCTTGAGCGACGTCACCGCTCCCCTCTCCCATACGGTGAACCAGCAAGATACCGAGCGCACCCTGGTGGAATCCCTCTTTGATTGGGACCCGCACACGCGCCGCGTGATGGATGCCACCGAGCGACTGCAGGCGGCGCAGATGCTACACCGCTGGTTGATGGAATACCCCGAAAGATGCAGGCAGTGGTGGCGGTGGCGCTCTTTGCCTGATTTTCCCCGCCTCACCGTTTTCGTGCCACAGCCTGCTCGTCGCGCCTATTCGGCGAGCGAACTGGAAGATTTGCAGCAATGTCCGTTTCGACATTTCCTGCGGTGGGAGATGAAACTGCGCGGAGAGAGAACCCACTATACCGTCGGACAGGGTCGCTGGCTCCATGCGGTGTTGCACCACCATCGCCGCAACCCGGAGCAACCGCTGGACGCTCTGCTTGAGGAGGCAGCTCAACAACATCCGATAGATCGCCCCATCGGAGAGCGACACCTGCTTCTGCAGCAGCTGGAAGATATGGTGCGCTCGGTGCTGGAGCGCGAAGAGCAGATATACACGAGGTTCGGCTTGCAAACCCTGTATACGGAAGCGGTATTC of Armatimonadota bacterium contains these proteins:
- a CDS encoding SnoK protein, yielding MTHYPLTEQQVAFFRENGFVQLDNVLSAEELEALRHAADEALSQRYDPHIETSAANPEYQKVFVQKVNLWRVHEGIRQYTLNARIAEIARRLIGAKRIRLWHDHLLTKMPGDSKPSPWHQDRPYWPMIGYDQLSCWMALDDVDENNGCMQFIPGSHLWGELEPINLVTPQDIFALAPEKESKVPYIARMKAGSCTFHHGLTFHYAGANHTDRPRRAMVTIYMADGTGYSGKPHVVTDGLGLRVGEPIAGDLFPVLAEGS